The Carassius gibelio isolate Cgi1373 ecotype wild population from Czech Republic chromosome B11, carGib1.2-hapl.c, whole genome shotgun sequence genomic sequence ccttttctgcttccggaagacctggcgcaccgcatcctcgctgatctgaattgcaggtgtgggggagaggggggatgcaggaggtgagaatggtgagagtgcttgattggagaggtgttcaggatgggttgcaggagctgttaatggtgtgaatggtagtttggagaggcattcagggctggttgcaggagttgtgaagggtgtgaatggttttgtggggaggcgttcagggcaggtgatgggtgttctttcaaacctgcagtaaaactcgttcagatcgtctgccagtcgttgattctctacggtgctggggggtggtgtcttgtaattggtgatcttctttagacttttccacactgatgcggagtcgttggaagtgaactgagtccttatgaacggatgtgtattattatatcgaccatgttcgcgcagctgcattgtggcacgaacACTCATAAACAGTAGCTGTGAAGATCGCATGCACAAGAGGAACACAGAAACTAGttgtcagcgctgtcctgtgatttatcactaaagtagcttagaatctcaattaatgttaatgtttaatgttaaattaatgttaatgtttaatgttaatgtttaaaattaatgttgtcattaatgttaatcaaagaacaaaagaaaatcattcactgatcttgactgaatatatttaataactttacttgattaatctttattttatttataaaaagaaaactatgcagtgtttttaaacttttaattacagtttctgtacctgaaatttagtttagttgtatttatttatgatattgcttattgatttgtttgttcctttcttattacttgtttttaacactttaatatttgaaatttatattaatctagttgtttttgctatggtatttttttttttatcacaggcaaaattccttttgcagtgttttgtaggctgctTATTTTTGCTCATGTAATACAGCTGCAACAGAATcctttgtaaaaatgtttgacatctaaatgtttgatttaattttttttatattggatttttttatcttattggaatcgaaaGTAGGAATCGATAAGAATtggaatcgataaaattcaaacgatacccaaccctagtaagaaatgttacgaacatagataaaaataactgctgatagtcaatcatatttacagtacaaaccttgtcagtgaactaggagggcaaaaaaaaacaaaaaaaacaacaatactaaataatcgttcattaatcgtaatcgaggtaaaatgttcaattaatcaaggttttgattttaggccataatcgtccagccttaattgtttatctgaaaaacaatgctacaatcagttattctcctttgaggATGTGTGTTCTGTCATAATATCTGTCTCTGTTTTGGTCTGTGTTACTCTGCCCACTGACAGTTTACCCAATTATATTTTGGCACCCCAGATTGCcaaactttaatattgtgaaatatttttaactgaatgcaaaataaatcacacaatattttcactttacagttcagtaacagtggggTTGGAAGTGCACAATGctaattattaaacaattatttaatgtattcagatgaaagtttaaaatattaacaaattattcacaagcagtgttttcagagcccccagttcaaccatttagcattaaactttttcaacgttgtttcaatgttaaaacaactgaccttatttcaaccttatttcaacgttgaaggtcagtcatgtgccggctgggaacCTGCATCGTCAACTCTTGACGAAACAtttaatttggactgcaatatcCTACATAAAGCACCTTTAAATGTCAGAAAATTCTTagtaaaaactaaagtaaaacttttataaGAGTTGGAAACTTTTATAAAGAAGGCATCATCAACAGCTCCAACTACTTCAGGAAAGCCCACAATCCTTAAACAAAATCAGGGATACGCCACACACAACCACTGCTTTTCTAAACAAATTTatttaactataaaaataaatgtattgtttggtAATCAATGCAAGGCTAGAATTGAGGGGGAAAGCAGGGGAAAATATGAAAGAACCTTTCCCCCTAACCATTCCCTTTAGAAATGTTGTAGTGTTTTTAGtattaaagacatttaaagtagattagtaatgttgtgtattatgaaaaatttactatgcaaataaaatgttaaaattctcTTCTTATGATAATTCACAAACTAATTAACGATTGATTAGAATTTAAAGCCATTCCCCTGACATAACATCATTGTGCTGAATATGTGACTGAGAGACCATAGAAGAGCTGACTGATGAGTGTCAACAAAAAAAGTCTTGAGAGTCCAGAAGCATTCACTGTGTGATGAAGCCCATTAGAATTCAGTTAGAAAGCACTTATAATTCatgcaatgaaagaaaaaatacccatgtatgactttttatattgtgatattctttgcacaagcaatgtacttttctgaatatcagcacataaatatgctaataattGTATACAACTGTGTTTAGCAACGCGGTGTTAGATTCCTTgaattaatctgtttttgaacgaatcatgTGAGCCAGTGCATCCTGCTATAAcaagcttgagaatttaaagtgacATGCAGACGATATTGTCTCCTGGAGTGGGCATTAATTATCGTTATCTTTAAATtgatcattcttggtgtgaatgcgTTTTTCCTCTCTCCCATGTGGTACAGATCAGATATGACCAATGATGTGAAACAGGGAAAATCATGTGGATTCTAATATTCTACTGTCTGTTTCAGGCCTCATACATATGTggaaataaatattgtataaatcaGATACTCCCCTATCAACGTGAGTCATGTGTAATTGCAATGGTGCAATGGTGGTGAATAATGTGAACTCAGGTGCACACCAACCACAATCACATGACTCTTTTCAGTGATGCAGTGGAGACTTTCTGGTCCGTATGTCTACTCTGCATTGTTTGGTCAAGTGTACAGTGAAAATGCAGATCTTGGATATGggttactattaaaataagatgtaAGCTGGTCATCAAAAACATCAGATATAGTCAACAAATAGGAATTAGGCATCAAGACTTGCAGGGTAAATGTGGCTTTTGCAGACTAGATGTTGCActtttatgtttatgtgtatgtTTCTTTAAAGCTTcatacataaatgtttttaactttaaccACAGAGTGTTAATCCACATCCACTGAGTATCTTAACTGGTTTGTTTTCTGTCATTAGAAACCTCTTCCTCTGTTGTGTGAGTGTTTTTCCCCTTAAGACATTGTCTGAAGCTTAATGGATTTAGATGTGGTTGCATATCGCATGATTTCTCATCCAAATCAATACATTATGCATGTTACAAACCACTTTGTATATAACATGCGTAAAAGTATAACGAGTTTTACTTTGTATCACTGAATGGATCTGTACTATATATTTTAGAGCAATTAAATTGCCAATTATTTTGGCTTTATTTAAATCTCAACCACTAAGCTATAACTAACAATGAATGAAGAAGTGTCAATGCAATAAGAATATCTTTCATGACTCTTATTGCATCACACATTGAAAATAGTGTGCATTTCCAACCCAATCTCACTCCTGGAAAACATAACTATTTTATGAGGTGAAAATTCTGTATGAATTTaatctttaacttttatttattcatatagcacATTTAACTGCAACTTTGTTAACCAAAgtatttcacaaaaacaagaataaatgtaaaaacacaaacataacttataattaaaacaaacacttATAAAAGCTTCCCATAATCAAAATTCCCTACTTAAGAGCCAGTCTAAAAAGATGTGTCTTCAACTGAGACCAAAAACCCTATATAAATGGGGCCTGCCGAATATAAAGGGGGAGACCATTCCACAATTTTGGACATCCTACCAAAAAAAGCATGATCAACTTTTAGACTTCTTTTTGGACTGAGGGACAGTCAACAAAGTTTGATGTGTTGATCTCGGTGATTTGGAAATACTTAGGAGTTTTACAACCCCTTTGTGTGAAAACCTGGTAATTTGCATATGTAACCGGATCAGAAGTTGATCTGCAAACTAGTACGATTCTTAGTAGGAGGAAGATTCTCTCCACATACTCTTAGATTGTAAAAGTTATCCGGTATAACTGAGCTGTCATGGTCTGGAGTCGTTCGCAGACATCCTGGCACCTACTATGTTTATTGGCTGAGGAAACTGTGATCATTTGTTGATCAAATGAATAATTGATttgttaaatcaaatgaaaaatggtttgtctgattggtccaaatgctacaatataataataataataataataataatacactttatTTCATGAAGCGCCTTCAACAGCAGCTTCTCAAAGAGCTGAacacaacataataaaaaaaaaaacaacaacaagcaaatgcaattaaaaaaaaaaatttcttaagtcgaactttaaaaacatcataaatctGAACTTAAAGAGGCAGGGAATTCCAAAGGACAGGAGCATAGAAAGAGAAAGACTTATCACCCATAGATCTTAGATGTGTTTGAGGAACAACCAACAAGTTTGACTGAGAGGAACACAATCTACGACTAGGAGTTTATGGATGTAACAATTCTTTAAGGTAATGTGGTGCCAGACCATGTTGTGATTAAAGTGAGCATGTACGACTGTAGAATTTAACATAGGACGTAATCTTACAACGTTTCTGAGGTTGGGAAAAAAAGTTTTAACAAAAGCTGGTTAATgcttaaattatacaattatgactatgtttttcacaaaataaaattatgctTTTTCTGTTATCATGTCGACAACACCTACACACTTCTTTTACAAACTCGTCTCTCACACCCTTGACTGACATCCTCACTGGCCAATCACAGTTGCAATAGAAATTGCAGTTGCAgagaaatattacaagaataaagtgataatactatgagaataaagttgaaatgttatgagaataatgttgaaatattatgagaataaagtcaaaatgtttcttgaataaagtcgtagtaaTACGAGGTTAAActcataatattttgagaatcaaagtaaaaattatgaaaagaaagttaattttttttttacatgattgctGTAGTTTGTTGTTTTGTACAAGCATGTCTTCTGCGCCAGTAAGTTCTTAGTTCTACGTAAGGCCTTGCAAACATCAACGGTCATTTAAAAGGTAAGCGTtattaaaagctttttaaagggatagttcatccaaatattaaaatgatgtcattaataacttgtgtcgttccaaacccgtgagacctccgtttatcttcggaacacagtttaagatattttagatttagtccgagagctctcagtccctccattgaagctgtgtgtacggtatactgtccatgtccagaaaggtcagaaaaacatcttcaaagtagtccatgtgacatcaaaggggtcagttagaatattttgaagcatcgaaaatacattttggtccaaaaatagcaaaaactacgactttattcatcattatcttccgtgtctgttgtgagagagagttcaaaacaaagcagtttgtcatatccggttcgcgaattaatcattcaatgtaaccggatctttttgaatcagttcaccaaatcgaactaaatcgttttaaacggttggtgtctccaatacgcattaatccaaaaaagacttaagctgttaacttttttaatttggctgacactccctctgagttcaaacaaaccaatatcccgaagtaattcatgtactcaaacagtacatttgctgaactgctgtgaagagagaactgaagatgaacaccgagccgagccagataacgaacaatagactgactttGTTCtgtcatgttaaaaataataGTACTTCTAACTAAACTTCTCTGAAGTCACAACCTAATATCCCTTTAAACATGGACCAACTGCAGTGATGGGCAGCATCACTCCTGGAGGGCAATGTCCTGTAGAGTTTACTTCTATCATCCCTAATTAAAGGGCAGTCACACTACTCTTTTCAACTTTCATTGCATATGTATGTCAGAGAGAGTGGGAACCATAGTACAAGTTTGGTGAACTCGAACCTGCAAATTCGTATGAAACCGTGTGGCCAGTAGAAGATTAATACATCATGGCATTACCTCATAGCCAAATTTAAAGAACATAAGTCTAAGCTATAGCACTGCAGGAAAGTGGTGtagattgtttttacattttggatttcagtttttaaaaagaCATTGCAAAACATGACATCATATCACAACCATTACAGCATACAATTACATTTTACGCTGTAATGGTTGTGATATGATGCCATGCTCTGCAGTGtcttaatatatacagtattgttcaaaataatagcagtacaatgtgactaaccagaataatcaaggtttttagtatattttttattgctacgtggcaaacaagttaccagtaggttcagtagattgtcagaaaacaaacaagacccagcattcatgatatgcacgctcttaaggctgtgcaattgggcaattagttgaaaggggtgtgttcaaaaaaatagcagtgtggcattcaatcactgaggtcatcaattttgtgaagaaacaggtgtgaattaggtggcccctatttaaggatgaagccaacacttgttgaacatgcatttgaaagctgaggaaaatgggtcgttcaagacattgttcagaagaacagcgtactttgattaaaaagttgattagagaggggaaaacctataaagaggtgcaaaaaatgataggctgttcagctaaaatgatctccaatgccttaaaatggagagcaaaaccagagagacgtggaagaaaacggaagacaaccatcaaaatggatagaagaataaccagaatggcaaaggctcagccaatgatcacctccaggatgatcaaagacagtctggagttacctgtaagtactgtgacagttagaagacgtctgtgtgaagctaatctattttcaagaatcccccgcaaagtccctctgttaaaaaaaaggcatgtgcagaagaggttacaatttgacaaagaacacatcaactggcctaaagagaaatggaggaacattttgtggactgatgagagtaaaattgtttttgggtccaagggccacaggcagtttgtgagacgacccccaaactctgaattcaagccacagtacacagtgaagacagtgaagcatggaggtgcaagcatcatgatatgggcatgtttctcctactatggtgttgggcctatttatcgcataccagggatcatggatcagtttgcatatgttaaaatacttgaagaggtcatgttgccctatgctgaagaggacatgcccttgaaatggttgtttcaacaagacaatgacccaaaacacactagtaaacgggcaaagtcttggttccaaaccaacaaaattaatgttatggagtggccagcccaatctccagaccttaatccaattgagaacttgtggggtgatatcaaaaatgctgtttctgaagcaaaaccaagaaatgtgaatgaattgtggaatgttgttaaagaatcatggagtggaataacagctgagaggtgccacaagttggttgactccatgccacacagatgtcaagcagttttaaaaaactgtggtcatacaactaaatattagtttagtgattcacaggattgctaaatcccagaaaaaaaaaaaatgtttgtacaaaatagttttgagtttgtacagtcaaaggtagacactgctatttttttgaacacacccctttcaactaattgcccaattgcacagccttaagagcgtgcacatcatgaatgctgggtcttgtttgttttctgacaatctactgaacctactggtaacttgtttgccacgtagcaataaaaaatatactaaaaaccttgattattctggttagtcacattgtactgctattattttgaacaatactgtatatgaattTGAAAGTAGCAAACTTTTTTAGAgcttattctcaaagtattttgattttattctcGTAACATTTTGACTTCATTCCAGTattttcgactttattcttgtattTTCAAATTTGTTCTCGTaagattttgactttattttcgtAACATTTCGActctattttgaaaatattacaactttaatctcgtaattttagtttttttttttaatgtggcactAAAACGCCACCAAATATTACCATATTACCaaacataatgtaataatatgtTCAGCAGAATGGTTACCACAAAACTCTTTGTAAAGCCTAAAATATCTGAACTTCAAACACTAACAGGTCTTTCctattaaactttatttaatcAATTATGTTGATTTTAGTTTAAGTGATTACATGCATTTCTTTAACAAGGACAGAGGATTCAGTAAAACTCAAAACATTATGcgttcattttttaactgtaccTTGTGTAGAAGTTTTTGGTGTCAATGCAGTTGATTTTGTGGTGTGGACTGAAATCACTGGTGACAGTGTATCATCTTGAGCTGTAAAGATGAATGTTAGTTCAGATGCATCAAACTGCAGAAtatgacattattattttaatcagtaaATGCACAAGATAACTTTAGCATCATTATATTAGCACATCTAGCGGAGACTCTTCAGTAAATGATTGATGAGATTGTTTTTTCACCTGAACTCTTGACAGTATATATGGCTGAGGTTTTGACTTGATCTCTTTGAGTAACTTCACATCTCCACTCTCTGTTGTCATCTTCATTCGGGAGTGTTGTATTCAGTGTGATGATACAGTGATCAGATGAGAATAATATCTGATAGCTGGAGTCTGATCTCGCCAGTTTAACACCAGCCTGATTCACCCAGAACAGAAAGATTCCCTCAGAATGGATCCAAACATCACAAGAGTCTGCAGTATATGAATACAACTGACAGAAGAGAGTCACAGAGCGGCCTGCACTGATCTCAGTCTGTGAGGAAGAGACTGAAACACAAAATGACACACAAATCAcagactctacaatcttcatgagagtttaaatgaataattttccCTTTTTAAATTGGCATCAAATCTGTCAAATTACCATGAAGGACATGAAGAAAAACACGAGCATCAGATCCTTGCTGTTTTTGTTGTCCTTGCAGACCAGTCCATTGTTGGCAGCTGTAAGATCCATAATCTTCTTTTGTGACGTTCttgatgttcagagagcagtcagacccCAGACTCAGTCTCTCATGTCTATTGGTGTCATTCTTTTTTATCCCTAAACCAATCAGTTCATCTGCTGCTGAATCTCTGAATCTGTTATAGAGCCATGTAGTTGATCTGCAGTCAGGAAGAGCATTATTACAGGGCAGACGGACATTTTCACCAGAACTGATGAACACATGAATCTCATCCACTCCACTGGAACCTGAAAAATAAGAACCTCTGAGTGATCATCatatgttaattaatgaaaacaTCTAACATAACAGCATGAAAAGTAAAAGATTCAGATCAGTCTTTTTTCCTGACTTAATGTTTACCAACTCTACAGAATAAGCTGTTTTTCTTTATTAGAGAGCTGTTCGAATCACAAACACGCTCTCGAGATGAAAATAATTCAGCGTCAGATGTTTGAGTGTGAAACTGTCTAGTTTTAGTTCATTAAGGAATAATTCAGTATGTTCTGTTtttaacacaagaaaaaaaagtcatgtcTTATAGAGAAAGACAGATTTCTTTACCTGTGagaagtgaagagagaaagatCAGTCCCAGCAGAAACACATGACACTTACGAGCCATTTTCTATTTCCTCTTCATTATATGCTCTGAAGTCTTTCTTTAGATTCTTCCTGTGGTCGTTCACTTCCTCTGATCAGACTGACTGAGAGTTTAAATCATGTTAAAGTTTATATTTAGTGACACAATGCTTAAGCATAATGGAAAAGTGCTGCTTTACCTTTTGTGAAACATGTCAGAACTGTATTGTATTTTAACCATATTTGGTCTGTGCAAAAGTATGGCCTATAGACTGTGTTCAATAGCATTACTGTTAGTTTCACATCTTTCAGTAGTTTCCTGCATTCCATTCAATTCTAGAAATAATTTAGTTATTAGTCATAAAACACTATCCATGACTCACTTTAAGAAAATTAATTACACCGTTTTTAATGTAGTTTGAAATAGTTCGTATTCAAATCCAGCTTGGCCAAGCAAAAAGTCTTTGCACATGTTTGTACGAGACATAACTGAATTATatcaacacacagacacacattattTTCGGTCGTCTTTTGTCTCTTTGTGTTGTAGTTTGAGTTCTAGTGTTTTCTGAAGTGTGTTCCCGCAGACTGTGGAAACTCAGTTAGTTTGACCGCACTGGTTTAACACACACAGATCTGAGATCATCTCTGAAACCAGTTTGGATGAATGATGCTGTGAATTCTCACACATTCAGATGAGATCACAGCTCCTCTTCTTACCTTAACTGAAAGTCAACTTTTCCCTTTCGCATAAAGGTTTGCAATAGCTGATACAGACCATCTAAAGTGCACTGTCAATTTCATTGGTTCAGTGTATCAGCGtttatttcagtgattttaaGTGATGCTGGGTTCCTCGTTCACACGGTCAACTTTAAAAGCCAGGTGAAAGGAAGAGTTTTATAATgacggcacatacatttataaaacactttattcaaaaggaagagcAGCTGGTTCTGTGCGTCATACGTCATTACATTATTTCTGCGTCATTGCACATGCGCAGTTCTTTCAGTTTCGTGGTTCAATCCGATCGAGTGTTTACAAGCACTCTTTACAATCATATTAGAAGTGGAACCACCCCTTCAATCCAATCTAAATTTCATTCAGATCAAGCTCAATCGGATCAATTAAAGGTGCCATGtgtaaaaattgaggtaaaaatatccaagaaatgacctacacgcatcaaaagaattagaagaaataagggcgatgatgtcgttaaaaaaatgtcaagttatagtgctgcagagatatcaaccttaattagcattagcattactagccccggcccgacaggtctCGTAATTATAAGTAAATGTGAAATTGTGGAATGCATTTATAGTTTACACTCTGTTTGCACTATGATACAACAAAATTATAACacagaaatgaagaaaaacagcAATCAAGAAAACAAGAAAACGCCAATAATTTAGCCCACACATCACATTAGTCATGCTAAGAATGGAGACCATGTGGTCTAAAAACTAATCACTGGTGATATTTGTATGTGTGCATTCTCAGTGTTTATTTGAGCTTTTATTTTTCACTCAGTAAGTACAATAAGATGTTTTATTTTGGTGCAGCTAGAAATATAGAATTAATCTCTTTTTCTATGCAAAATCTGATTGAATTATTGTTACATCTCTTAAAAAGTTGAACTGACTGTGATTATTCTAAAATTTGAAGAAAATGTTTGAACTGACATCACACAGATGCTGTCGACGCAAATTTTGCTGCATGGAGAATATATTTTCCAGTTTAGTTTATTAAAATGGCTGTTCCAATAAGAAACTGCAGCTTATGTTTTTAGCTGTAGAGCTCTaattttataacttttataacTTACACAGTAAACATATCACTAATAGGTGTATTTATGGTTTTATTAACGGGAAAGGTTAGATTATATCATGATCTCTCAGGTATTTCTGTGATTTGCCTTCTGCAATCCCCCCTTTCTTCTTACTCCTTTTCTTCTGTCTTGCTCCCTCCTCCTTTCTGTGTTCTCTGTCTATCTCAGTGTCTACACACATgtatatcgtccccttggaattataaggttctatctgacatttttgtcaaaattgagttattcacatactattattctgtgacaatttatttacattatgtgatgttttattttaagttgtgtacattttgggattttttattgaaaaaaaaaaaaaggttctatctacagaagtctatggaacacaaaaatgttaaagctcagtatctcaaaactactcagaacgcagatagaaccttataattccaaggggacgatgtCTTCAGGAGTTCAAATATTCAGAGGAGGATGGGGGCTTTAAGCCAAAAGGTTATTGAATTAGACTGACCGAACTGTATAGTTCAATTGAGAAATACCAGACGGAATAGCATCCATAACTGTCCCATACTCTTTAGGAGTTACTGGTACATCACAAACCCTTTTACTATGATCTAAGCaacttttttttggtgaaacatttttgcacttaaatgttaaaagtaaaaaagtacattttaaagttgTGAAATCATTGAAATATACTTTAAGAATCAATTAATTGTAACTAGACATATTAATTAAtctcataaataaaaatgagaagagAGTAAGATGAACAAGGTGAGAAAGTTCATCAACAGCGTCATGGGCCACTACATTAATAAAATGGAACTGGGAGAAACTGTTCAGATGGGATGAGGTCCATTTATCGAacaagaattatatatttttgaaaaacctTGTGGGTGccattagctaataataataataataatataaacgtCCCCTAAAACAGTTTATGTATTCACCAAACGGACAGAAGTTTACTTCAAGAATGAAAAATTAGGCAAAGAGAAGTTATTcgttcagtgtttaaaaaacggAGCAAACGGAAAGGGCGATCTACATCATAGCTCTATAAATTAAGCATACAGACATTATTAAAGCCACAGAAAAACAAACGTTTCAATGAAACTGCTCAAAACACAATTCATTATGTTCATTAACAATGATTTGTGgcgaatataatgtaatttaatggaaaactatgtGAATGGTGCTCTGAGGCTTGGCAGGATTTTCTTGCTCTGTTTAGCGTGCAGCGTCACGTGTCTAAACAAACAGCATGTCCTGTCTCTCTGTGCAGAGCGCCAGCTGGTCATTACTAACACCATTTTCCAGATGAAGAACAGGTTCAAGACCACCTGGCAGCACCCATGCTCAAAACATTGGCACCAACTTGACTACATGATTGTCCGTCAAAAGGATGGACAGGATGTCCTTACCAGCCGTGTTATGAGAGGAGCTGAGCACTGGACTGAACACCTCATGGTCAGATCCAATCTACTCGTGAGCATTCAACACCGTAGCCCGCCTCATACAAGGAACTCAACTGCACAGCACTGAACAATCAGACCACCAAAGACAACAAAGATCCCAGAAGAATCAGCCGACTGTCCGGCTTAAAGCCAGGCTATTTTTTGTGtgcaatttatttgtaaataagagtactttgtacatttttgtatattttggttTTGCATATTCACCTGTAAATAAAAGAGAAGTACTTCTagactgttaatttttttaaatgcgcTTTATGAGTTATCCACaaagcattattttatatttatttttttgtcctgtaaatatttttttacacattaaaactaATTGTTCTGTACATTACTGAAAGTA encodes the following:
- the LOC127967971 gene encoding uncharacterized protein LOC127967971 codes for the protein MARKCHVFLLGLIFLSSLLTGSSGVDEIHVFISSGENVRLPCNNALPDCRSTTWLYNRFRDSAADELIGLGIKKNDTNRHERLSLGSDCSLNIKNVTKEDYGSYSCQQWTGLQGQQKQQGSDARVFLHVLHVSSSQTEISAGRSVTLFCQLYSYTADSCDVWIHSEGIFLFWVNQAGVKLARSDSSYQILFSSDHCIITLNTTLPNEDDNREWRCEVTQRDQVKTSAIYTVKSSGEKTISSIIY